CTTGTGACCGCCCGCCCGGCGGACCTTGCAGGTCTCTCCGATCGCGGCCGCCTCGCGCCGGGGCTCCGGGCGGACCTCCTGCGCTTCCGCATCGTCGGCCCGACGCCGGTGGTGCGCGAGGTGCAGGTGGAAGGCGCCCGGGTGTTCTGAGGCTGCCTGCCTTCCCTCCGGCCCGGCCGGCCGTTAAGCAGAAAAGACGCCTTTGTCCGGGGAGCCGCAGCGTGTCCGTTCGCTATGCCATCTATCTCGCGCCGCCCCCAGACAGCGCCTTGTGGCGCTTCGGCTCGTCCGTGGTCGGCTATGATGCGGAGACGGGCGAGGACATCGCCCCGGCCGCCCTTGCCGGCTTCACGCCGGAGGAATGGTTCGAGCAGACCCACGAGCCCCGCCGCTACGGCTTCCACGGCACGCTGAAGGCGCCCTTCCGGCTGGCGGAGGGCGCGGACGAGACCGACCTCTTCGCCGCGCTCGCGCGCTTTGCGGCCGGGCATCACCCCTTCGAGCTGCCGCCGCTGGAGGTCCGCCAGATCGGCACCTTCATCGCCCTCGTGCCGCCGGCGCCGGTTCCGGCGCTGGAGGATCTGGCGGCGGATGCGGTGGAGGAACTGGACGCCTTGCGGGCGCCGCTCAGCGAAGCGGAGATCGCCCGCCGCAAGCCGGAGCGTCTCTCGGCGCGCCAGCTCGCCTATCTGCACCGCTACGGTTACCCTTATGTGCGGGAGGAATTCCGCTTCCACATGACACTCTCCTCCGCTCTGGCGGAGCCGGCGCTGGGCCGGGCCACGCAGGCGCTGTGTGACGCTTATGCGGCCAGCGGGGCGCACCTGCCCGTCAAGGTGGAGGATGCGGCGCTCTATGTGCAGGAGGCGCCGGGCATGCGCTTCCGCATCCTTCACCGCGCGCCGCTGGGCGCCTGAGCCGGGGCTTCGAGGCGCGAACGTGGCGGCAGTCCGCCCGGGCCGTCGGACCGTCGTACGGCTGTCATCGGGGCGTCGCATTTTCCGCCGCCTCCGGAGACAGGACTGTCATGAAGAAGCTCGGCCTCGCCCCTCTCATCGACCCCACCGCCAGCGTGAAGGACTCAAGCCTCGGCCGCTATACGGAGGTGGGCGCGCGGGTGAAGCTGCTGGAAGTGGCGATGGGGGACTATTCCTACATCGAGCATGACAGCGACATGGCCTACACGCAGGTGGGCAGGTTCTGCTCCATCGCGGCGCTGACGCGCATCAATCCCGGCAACCACCCCATGTGGCGAGCCAGCCAGTCCCATTTCACCTATCGCGCCTCCACCTATTTCGACGATGCCCAAGACGAGCCGGACTTCTTCCAGTGGCGGCGTGACCATGGCGTGACGCTTGGTCATGACATCTGGGTCGGGCATGGCGCCGTCATCCTGCCCGGCCGCACCATCGGGACCGGTGCCGTGGTGGCGGCCGGTGCCGTCGTCACCAAGGACGTCCCGCCCTATGCCATCGTCGCGGGTGTGCCGGCGCGCATCGTGAAATGGCGCTTTCCCGAGACCATTGCGGAACGCCTTCAGGCGCTCGCCTGGTGGGACTGGGACCATGGGTCGCTGCGCGCCGCGCTGGAGGATTTCCGCGCACTGCCCGTGGAAGGCTTCCTTGAGAAATACGAGCGGCGGGCGGTCTCCGCCGCGGAGTGAGGTGGCGCGGCCATCCGCTGGCGCCGGGGGGATATGTCGGGCCGGAAACTCCCCTTGGCCGGCGAACAGTGCTATGGCCTCGCCATGACTGCCGCTCCCTCGACGAAAGTCGACACATCCGTGACCGAGACCCGTTCCCCGGCCATCGCCTCCGCTCTGTCCACCCTTGAGACCGAGGCGGCGGGCCTTGCCGCGCTGATCGCCGCCGTGGGCAACGGCCTCGGCGAGGCGTTCGAGGCGGCGGTCGCGACCATCCTCGGGGCCAAGGGTCGGGTGATCGTCACAGGCATGGGCAAGAGCGGGCATGTGGCGCGCAAGATCGCCGCGACGCTCGCCTCCACCGGCACCCCGGCCCATTACGTCCATCCCGCTGAGGCAAGCCACGGCGACCTCGGCATGGTGGCGCCGGAAGACGTCATCATTGGCCTGTCCTGGTCCGGCGAGACGGCGGAACTGCGCGACATTGTGGACTATGCGCTGCGGTTCGACGTGCCGCTCATCGCCATCACCTCCAATCGCGAGAGCGCGCTCGCCCGCGCCGCCCGCGTGGTGCTGGCACTGCCGCTGTCGCCGGAAGCCTGCCCGCTCGGCCTTGCGCCCACCACCTCCACGCTGATGCAGCTCGCCATGGGCGATGCGCTCGCTGTCGCCTTGCTGGAGAGCCGTGGCTTCACTGCCAAGGATTTCCGCACCTTCCATCCCGGCGGCAAGCTGGGCGCCAACCTCAAGTTCGTGCGGGACGTGATGCGCGCCGGCGAGGCGCTGCCGCTCGCCCGGTCGGGCGCGCTCATGGGCGAGGTGCTGGTGGAGATGAGCGCCAAGGGCCTCGGCTGCGTCGCCGTGCTCGATGGCGATGGCCGGCTGGCCGGGATCGTGACCGATGGCGACCTGCGCCGCCACATGGCGAACGACCTGCCGTCCCGGCCGGTGGACGCCATCATGAGCCGCAGCCCGAAGACGATCCGGCCGGACCAGATGGTCTCCGAAGCCCTGCGGCTGCTCAACACGGCGAAGATCACCGCCCTCATGGTGGTGGAGGACGGCCGCCCGGTGGGCGCCATCCACATCCACGACCTGCTCCACGTGGGCGTGGCCTGAGGTTTTGTTGGGGGGCGGGACGGAGGCGGCGCTCTGGCGGCGGCCGTTCTACCCCCCTCCCAACCCTCCCCCGCAAGGGGGGAGGGCTTTTCTGCTCAAGGGGACCTCCCCGCCATAGCAACGCTCCCCCTCCCCCCTTGTGGGGGAGGGCCGGGGAGGGGGGTAATGCCGCCAGTCCCAGGCCTGACCTTCGAAGACTTAACTCCAAGCCACAACTCCGGCCCCGCCGGACCGTGCCCCATCCCTCCGGCGGCCGCGCCGCCTTGCATCCGAGGATGACAGATGAGCGCGACGCGCCTTGACGTGCCCGTGGTCCGCCTGCCGCATGGCATGGACCTGCCTTTGCCCGAATATGCCACGGCCGCCTCGGCGGGCATGGACCTTGTGGCCGCCGTGCCGGCCGAGGTGCCGCTCGTGATTGCCCCCGGGGCCTGGGCGTTGGTCCCCACTGGGCTGGCCCTCGAATTGCCCGAGGGCATGGAGGCGCAGGTGCGCCCCCGCTCCGGCCTCGCGCTCAAGTTCGGCGTCACCGTGCTCAACGCGCCGGGCACCATCGATGCCGACTATCGCGGCGAGGTCGGCGTCATCCTCATCAACCACGGACGCGAACCCTTCACGGTTTCCCGTGGAATGCGCATCGCACAGATGGTGATTGCGGGAGTTCAACAAATAACGCTGGTGGAAACTGGAAATTTGGGCGAAACTGCACGCGGCGTCGGTGGTTTCGGCTCGACAGGGCTCGACCGGACGCCCTAACCGGGATAGCCACAGCCCCATGCCGCGTTTGTCCGACAAGAGTCTTCTCGCCATCGCCGCCGTCGTCGATGTCGCCGTTCACGCCCGTGGAACGCCGGTGGCCGCCAAGTCCCTCGCTGCCCGTCACGGCCTGCCGCCCCGGCGGCTGGAGCCGGTGCTGCAGGCCCTCGTCCATGCGGGCGTGCTGAAGGGCGTGCGCGGGCCGCGCGGCGGCTATGAGCTGGCGCGCGAGCGCCGCCGGGTCTCCGTGGCGGAGATCGTTCGCGTGGTGGAGGGCGCCGAGGAGGAGAAGGAAATCATCCTCCCGCCGCTGGTGACGGAAGTGGTGCAGCCCGCCGTCGCCGCCGCCGAACAGACCTTCGACACCGCGCTCGACACCGTGACCCTGGAGGATCTCTGCCGCGCGGCGGACCAGAAGGGTCATGGCATCGAGAACGACCGCATCGATTTCATCATCTGATCGTTCAACCCATACGTCCGACGGGCGCCGCGCGCCGTCCAATCCCTGAGGAGACCGTCCAATGGCGACGTCCGCTGCCAAAGCCGCCTCTGCCGCCCCGCGTCCGGGCCGGGGCCGTGTCTATGATTCCATCACCGAGACCGTCGGCAACACGCCGCTGGTGCGCCTGCACCGGCTGCCCGAGCTGCGCGGCGTGAAGGCCAACATCCTGGCCAAGCTCGAGTTCTTCAATCCCATCGCCAGCGTGAAGGACCGCATCGGCGTCGCCATGGTCGACGCCATCGCGGAAGCCGGCCAGCTCGATCCCGATACCGTGCTGGTTGAGCCCACCTCCGGCAACACCGGCATCGCGCTCGCCTTCGTCGCCGCCGCCCGTGGCCTGCGCCTCATCCTCGTCATGCCCGAGAGCATGTCGGTGGAGCGCCGCAAGATGCTGGCCCTGCTGGGCGCCGAGCTGGTGCTGACGCCCGCCAACCTCGGCATGCGCGGCGCCGTCACCCGCGCCGAGGAACTGCTCAAGGAAATCCCCAAGTCGGTGATGCCGCAGCAGTTCAAGAACAAGGCGAATCCCGCCGTCCACCGCGCCACCACGGCGGAGGAGATCTGGAACGATACGGACGGCGCGGTCGATCTCGTCGTCTCTGGCGTCGGCACTGGCGGCACCATCACCGGCATCGGCCAGGTGCTGAAGCCCCGCAAGGCCTCCCTGCGCATGGTGGCGGTGGAGCCCGAGGACAGCCCGGTGCTCTCCGGCGGCCAGCCCGGCCCGCACAAGATCCAGGGCATCGGCGCCGGCTTCGTGCCGGACGTGCTCGACCGTTCGATCATCGACGAGGTGGTAACGGTGGGCAATCAGACCGCCTTCGACACCGCCCGCGCGCTTGCCCGCTATGAGGGTATCCCCGGCGGCATCTCCTCGGGTGCGGCGGTGGCCGCGGCGCTGGAGATCGGCGCCCGCAAGGAGAATGAAGGCAAGAACATCGTGGTGATCGTGCCCTCCTTCGCCGAGCGCTACCTCTCGACGGCGCTGTTCGAGGGTCTCTGATCCTCGTCTTCGTCCCGCGTTCTGCCGCGCCTCTCCCGCCCACCGGCGGGGGAGGCGTTTTGCATTGGGGGCCTCCGTCCCGAATCGGGACGTTAGGGAAGGGCCGGGGGAACGGCGGGAGACCAAAGGGCGTCCGAATCGGCGGCGGGACCGGGTTCGCGCTCTGTCCACCGGCAATGCTGCCGGGGCCTTCCGCGCAAAGCCTTGGCGGGGCACAGGGTTAACGGACCCTTAAGCATCGCGGCCCTATGCGGGTGAGGCTCCGGCTTCTATGGCCGGGGAGCCTCGACTAGGATGACACCCTTGATTCGCAGTAGCGGCGCGGCGCTCCCAAAGGGCGCTCTGGCGAACGGAAGGATGCGGGGGCGAATGGCTGAGCGAAGCCGGACCTTCGGCGCGCCGGACGCGGATGGCGTCGGCCGCAATCAGGATCGCCCCGTTTCCCGTGTCCCTTCCTGTCTTCCCCGCCGCATGATCCTTGCCCTTTCCGACCGCCCTCTGGCGCGTGTGCTGGCCCGCTTCGTGCCGGCGGCGGCCGTGCTGTCCTCCGCCGTGCCCGCCCATGCCGGGCCGCTGGAGGCGCTACCATCGTCTGGCGCTCTCGCAACGCTGGCGGCGGGCGCCTCGCTCATGGCCCTGGCGGCCGGGATCTATGCCGTCCGGGCGCGCACGCGGCGCAGCCGGGCCGAGCGGCACCTGTCCGAGCGGGCGCAGGCCTTGCGGGCTGACGTGCAGGCCCTGCGCGCGCTCGCGGCCGGCAGCGCCCGCGGCTTCATCCTGTGGCGCGACGGCGGCCGGCTGGAATCCTTCGGCGATGCCGCCAGCGCCTTTTCCGATGCGGCCGACGCCCATGCGCTTGCCAACGGCCTCGTCGCCTGGGTGGGCGTCGAGGCCGTTGCCGCGCTGGAAGGCCCCCTTGCCGCGCTGGTACGCGAGGGCACGCCCTTCCGCATTCTGACGCGCGACCGCGCCGCCGCACTGCTTCAGATCGAGGGGCGTGGCGTGGCCGGCCTCCGGGTCATCGCGGCCGGCGAGCCCGCTGCCGGGGAAGGCGTCGGCGCCTCGACGCAGGCGCAGGCCTTGCGCGCCATCTTCGACGGCGCCCCCGTGCCCATGTGGTGGCGCAGTCCGGATGGCACGCTGGAGGCCGTCAACGCGGCCTTCGAGAAGGCGGTGGCCTGCGGCGCGCCCGAAGGCGCGGAGCGTTCGGAACTGCTCGATCAGGCCGCGCGGGAGGCAGCCGAGGCGGCCCACCGTCAGGGGCAGCCTTATGTCGCCCGCGTGCGCGTGGTCGCCGGCGGCAAGCGCCGCCTGCTGGACGTGGTGGAAGCGGCCGGGCCCTATGGCGCGGCGGGCGTGGCCATCGACGTGACCGACCAGGAGGCCGCCCGCGTCGAGCATGAGCGCAGCCTTGCCGCCCACAGGCGCACGCTCGACCAGCTCAACACGGCCGTCGTCATCTTCGGCCCCGATGACCGGGTGGACTTCCACAACACGGCCTATGAGCGCCTGTTCGATCTCGAACCCGCCTTCCTCGACCAGCGCCCCAGCCAGAGCGAGGTGCTGGAGCGCCTGCGCGCCGCGCGCAAGGTGCCCGAACAGGCGGATTTCCGCGCCTGGCGCGAGCAGTTGCGGGAATCGTATCGCGGCCTCGAGCCCATGAACGACTGGTGGCACCTGCCCGGCGGGCAGATGCTGCGCGTGGTTGCCGCCCCCACCGCCGAGGGCGGCGTGACCTTCCTGTTCGACGACATGTCCGAGCACATGGCGCTGGAAGGCCGCTACAACAGCCTCATCCGCATCCAGGGCGAGACGCTGGACGGGCTTGCGGAAGCGGTCGCCGTGTTCGGCTCGGACGGGCGTCTGCGGCTCTACAATCAGGCCTTCCTGCGCCTGTGGTCCCTGAGCGCGCAGGCGCTGGGCGAGCGCCCGCATATCGATGCGGTGGCCGCCATGTGCCGGCCCAAGCATGGCGAGAGCGGCGCCTGGGCGCGCATCCGCAACGTCATCACCGCCCTTGACCACCGCGAGGGCGAGACGCTCCGGCTGGAGACCGCCGACAAGCGTGTGCTGGACGGCGCCGCCCAGCCGCTGCCGGACGGCGGCACCATGGTCACCTTCCGCGATGTGACAGACAGCGTGAAGGTGGAGCGCGCCCTCATCGAGCGCAACGAGGCACTGGAAGCCGCCGATGTGCTGAAGAACGCCTTCGTCGGCCACGTCTCCTATCACCTGCGCACACCGCTCAATTCCCTCATCGGCTATGCCCACATGCTGGCCGAGGGCGTGGCGGGCGAGATGAACCCGCGCCAGCGTGAGTTCATGACCCATGTGAACCAGTCGGCGGACGCCCTGCGCGAGCTCATCGACGACATTCTGGACCTCGCCACCATCGATGCCGGCGCCATGGCCCTCGACCTCGACGCGGTGGACGTGACTGCGACACTGGAAGCCGCGGCCGATTCCGTGCGCGATCTGCTGGAGAGCGCCGGCGTGCGGCTGGAACTGGAATGGTCGGGCGAGCCCGGCACCTTCATCGCCGACGGGCGGCGGGTGCGGCAGATCCTCTTCAACCTCCTCTCCAACGCCATTGCCGTGGAGCCTCCCGGCTCCGCCGTTACCCTGCGGGCGGACCGGCTGCGCGACGCGCTGGTGCTCACCGTGCGCGACCACGGCCCCGGCATCGATCCGGCGACCGTGGAGCAGCTGTTCCAGCGCTTCGAGAGCGCGGGCGGCAAGCGGCGGGGCGTGGGGCTCGGCCTGTCCATCGTGCGCTCCTTCATGGAACTGCACGGCGGCACCGTGACGCTGAAGCCCGCACCGGGCGGCGGCACCCTGGCCATCTGCGTCTTCCCGTTGGATCAGCGACGGCATGAGGCCGCCGCATGAGCCTGTCCTTCGAACGCGTGCCCGGCCGTCCCGCCACCCTCGCCGTGGAACTGCGGACGCTGGCCGATACGGCACAACTCGCCGCCACCCTCACGCCCTGGCTGTCCAATGGCGACGTGGTCGCCCTGTCCGGGGACCTCGGGGCCGGCAAGACGGCGCTCGCCCGCTTTCTGGTGCGGGCGCTTGCGGGCGATCCGCGCCTCGAGGTGCCGAGCCCGACCTTCTCCCTTGTCATCACCTATGAGTTCGGCCGGGGGAAGGTGACCCATGCCGACCTCTATCGCCTTGCCGATCCGGAGGAACTGGACGAGATCGGCTGGGACGAGATGTGCGAGGACGGCATCCTCATCGTGGAATGGCCGGACCGTGCCGGTTCCCACATGCCGGCCTCCCGGCTCGATGTCGCGCTGGAACTGGCGCCCGACCTCGGGCCGGATGCGCGCCGCGCCCTGCTGGTCGGCTCCGGCGCCTTCGCCGAGCGGCTCGACCGGCTGAACGTCGCGGAATATCTCATCGAAAGCAGCGGCTTCGGCAAGGCCGAGCGGCGCTATCTCCAGGGCGATGCCTCCAGCCGCTCCTATGCCCGCCTCGTCCTGCCGGACCGATCCGCAGTGCTGATGAACGCGCCGCGCCGACCGGACGGGCCGCCGGTGAAGCGGGGGCTGCCCTACAGCCGTCTGGTGCATCTGGCCGAGGACGTGCGCCCCTTCATCGCCATGGCCAAGGCCTTGCGCCACGAGGGCTTCTCGGCGCCGGAAATCTACGCGGCCGATCTCGACCGGGGTCTCCTCATCCTGGAGGATCTGGGCTCCGACGGCGTGGTGGCGGGCAATCCGCCCGAGCCCATCCGCGAGCGCTATGCCGCTTCCATGGAGCTGCTGGCGAACCTGCATTCCCGGCCGCTGCCGAGCGTGCTGCACATCGCCCCGCAGGTGGAATATGTGCTGCCCACTTACACGATCGAAGCCTTCCTGATCGAAGTGGAGCTGATGCTCGACTGGTACCTGCCGTTCCGGGGCGCGCAGGCCGATCAGTTGGTGCGGGACGAATTCCTGCTGCTGTGGCGCGGCGCGCTGTCGACCGTGCTGCACGAGCCGCAGACCTGGGTGCTGCGCGACTATCACTCGCCCAACCTGATCTGGATGGATCACCGCCGCGGCCTCGGCAAGGTGGGCCTCATCGACTTCCAGGACGCGGTGCTGGGACCGGCCGCCTATGACGTCGCCTCGCTGGCGCAGGATGCCCGCGTGGACGTGCCCGAGACGCTGGAGGTTGATCTCCTCGACCATTACATCGACATCCGGCAGGAAGCGGAGCCGACCTTCGACGCCACGCGCTTCGAGCATCTCTACGCGCTCATGGGCGCGCAGCGGGCCACCAAGATTCTGGGCATTTTCGCCCGCCTGAACGCCCGCGACGGCAAGCCGCAATATTTGCGTCACCTTCCGCGTATTAGGCGGTATCTCGCCCGGTGCCTCTCCCATCCCGAACTCGGATCGTTGCGGATGTGGTACGAGGCCGTGTTGCCATCGAGGGAATTCCAGACGTGACCACGATTTCGCGCGCCATGGTGCTTGCGGCAGGCATGGGCACCCGCATGCGCCCCTTGACCGACCACCGGCCGAAGCCGCTGGTGGAGGTGGACGGCCGCGCGCTGATCGACCATGTGCTCGACCGCCTGGAGGCCTCCGACATTCGCGAGGCGGTGGTGAACGTCCACCACCATGCCGACCAGCTGGAACAGCATCTGGCGCTGCGCACGGCGCCGCCGCGCATCCACATCTCCGACGAGCGCGGGCAATTGCTGGAAACCGGCGGCGGCATCCGCAAGGCGCTGCATTTCTTCCATGGCGAGCCTTTCCTCGCCATCAATGCCGACACCATCTGGATCGAAGGCGTGCAGCCGAACCTGAAGCGGCTCATGGCCCGCTTCGACCCGGCCACCATGGACGCTTTGCTTCTGGTGGCGGGCGCCGCCACCTCGGTCGGCT
The Azorhizobium caulinodans ORS 571 genome window above contains:
- a CDS encoding DUF1045 domain-containing protein; this encodes MSVRYAIYLAPPPDSALWRFGSSVVGYDAETGEDIAPAALAGFTPEEWFEQTHEPRRYGFHGTLKAPFRLAEGADETDLFAALARFAAGHHPFELPPLEVRQIGTFIALVPPAPVPALEDLAADAVEELDALRAPLSEAEIARRKPERLSARQLAYLHRYGYPYVREEFRFHMTLSSALAEPALGRATQALCDAYAASGAHLPVKVEDAALYVQEAPGMRFRILHRAPLGA
- a CDS encoding acetyltransferase, which produces MKKLGLAPLIDPTASVKDSSLGRYTEVGARVKLLEVAMGDYSYIEHDSDMAYTQVGRFCSIAALTRINPGNHPMWRASQSHFTYRASTYFDDAQDEPDFFQWRRDHGVTLGHDIWVGHGAVILPGRTIGTGAVVAAGAVVTKDVPPYAIVAGVPARIVKWRFPETIAERLQALAWWDWDHGSLRAALEDFRALPVEGFLEKYERRAVSAAE
- a CDS encoding KpsF/GutQ family sugar-phosphate isomerase, which translates into the protein MTAAPSTKVDTSVTETRSPAIASALSTLETEAAGLAALIAAVGNGLGEAFEAAVATILGAKGRVIVTGMGKSGHVARKIAATLASTGTPAHYVHPAEASHGDLGMVAPEDVIIGLSWSGETAELRDIVDYALRFDVPLIAITSNRESALARAARVVLALPLSPEACPLGLAPTTSTLMQLAMGDALAVALLESRGFTAKDFRTFHPGGKLGANLKFVRDVMRAGEALPLARSGALMGEVLVEMSAKGLGCVAVLDGDGRLAGIVTDGDLRRHMANDLPSRPVDAIMSRSPKTIRPDQMVSEALRLLNTAKITALMVVEDGRPVGAIHIHDLLHVGVA
- the dut gene encoding dUTP diphosphatase; translation: MSATRLDVPVVRLPHGMDLPLPEYATAASAGMDLVAAVPAEVPLVIAPGAWALVPTGLALELPEGMEAQVRPRSGLALKFGVTVLNAPGTIDADYRGEVGVILINHGREPFTVSRGMRIAQMVIAGVQQITLVETGNLGETARGVGGFGSTGLDRTP
- a CDS encoding RrF2 family transcriptional regulator, with the translated sequence MPRLSDKSLLAIAAVVDVAVHARGTPVAAKSLAARHGLPPRRLEPVLQALVHAGVLKGVRGPRGGYELARERRRVSVAEIVRVVEGAEEEKEIILPPLVTEVVQPAVAAAEQTFDTALDTVTLEDLCRAADQKGHGIENDRIDFII
- the cysK gene encoding cysteine synthase A: MATSAAKAASAAPRPGRGRVYDSITETVGNTPLVRLHRLPELRGVKANILAKLEFFNPIASVKDRIGVAMVDAIAEAGQLDPDTVLVEPTSGNTGIALAFVAAARGLRLILVMPESMSVERRKMLALLGAELVLTPANLGMRGAVTRAEELLKEIPKSVMPQQFKNKANPAVHRATTAEEIWNDTDGAVDLVVSGVGTGGTITGIGQVLKPRKASLRMVAVEPEDSPVLSGGQPGPHKIQGIGAGFVPDVLDRSIIDEVVTVGNQTAFDTARALARYEGIPGGISSGAAVAAALEIGARKENEGKNIVVIVPSFAERYLSTALFEGL
- a CDS encoding sensor histidine kinase codes for the protein MAERSRTFGAPDADGVGRNQDRPVSRVPSCLPRRMILALSDRPLARVLARFVPAAAVLSSAVPAHAGPLEALPSSGALATLAAGASLMALAAGIYAVRARTRRSRAERHLSERAQALRADVQALRALAAGSARGFILWRDGGRLESFGDAASAFSDAADAHALANGLVAWVGVEAVAALEGPLAALVREGTPFRILTRDRAAALLQIEGRGVAGLRVIAAGEPAAGEGVGASTQAQALRAIFDGAPVPMWWRSPDGTLEAVNAAFEKAVACGAPEGAERSELLDQAAREAAEAAHRQGQPYVARVRVVAGGKRRLLDVVEAAGPYGAAGVAIDVTDQEAARVEHERSLAAHRRTLDQLNTAVVIFGPDDRVDFHNTAYERLFDLEPAFLDQRPSQSEVLERLRAARKVPEQADFRAWREQLRESYRGLEPMNDWWHLPGGQMLRVVAAPTAEGGVTFLFDDMSEHMALEGRYNSLIRIQGETLDGLAEAVAVFGSDGRLRLYNQAFLRLWSLSAQALGERPHIDAVAAMCRPKHGESGAWARIRNVITALDHREGETLRLETADKRVLDGAAQPLPDGGTMVTFRDVTDSVKVERALIERNEALEAADVLKNAFVGHVSYHLRTPLNSLIGYAHMLAEGVAGEMNPRQREFMTHVNQSADALRELIDDILDLATIDAGAMALDLDAVDVTATLEAAADSVRDLLESAGVRLELEWSGEPGTFIADGRRVRQILFNLLSNAIAVEPPGSAVTLRADRLRDALVLTVRDHGPGIDPATVEQLFQRFESAGGKRRGVGLGLSIVRSFMELHGGTVTLKPAPGGGTLAICVFPLDQRRHEAAA
- the tsaE gene encoding tRNA (adenosine(37)-N6)-threonylcarbamoyltransferase complex ATPase subunit type 1 TsaE translates to MSLSFERVPGRPATLAVELRTLADTAQLAATLTPWLSNGDVVALSGDLGAGKTALARFLVRALAGDPRLEVPSPTFSLVITYEFGRGKVTHADLYRLADPEELDEIGWDEMCEDGILIVEWPDRAGSHMPASRLDVALELAPDLGPDARRALLVGSGAFAERLDRLNVAEYLIESSGFGKAERRYLQGDASSRSYARLVLPDRSAVLMNAPRRPDGPPVKRGLPYSRLVHLAEDVRPFIAMAKALRHEGFSAPEIYAADLDRGLLILEDLGSDGVVAGNPPEPIRERYAASMELLANLHSRPLPSVLHIAPQVEYVLPTYTIEAFLIEVELMLDWYLPFRGAQADQLVRDEFLLLWRGALSTVLHEPQTWVLRDYHSPNLIWMDHRRGLGKVGLIDFQDAVLGPAAYDVASLAQDARVDVPETLEVDLLDHYIDIRQEAEPTFDATRFEHLYALMGAQRATKILGIFARLNARDGKPQYLRHLPRIRRYLARCLSHPELGSLRMWYEAVLPSREFQT
- a CDS encoding nucleotidyltransferase family protein; the encoded protein is MEGIPDVTTISRAMVLAAGMGTRMRPLTDHRPKPLVEVDGRALIDHVLDRLEASDIREAVVNVHHHADQLEQHLALRTAPPRIHISDERGQLLETGGGIRKALHFFHGEPFLAINADTIWIEGVQPNLKRLMARFDPATMDALLLVAGAATSVGYDGAGDFLMDPNGVLDWRGERLVAPFVYAGACVLKPDLFEGTPEGGFSLTKVFAKSIEARRLYGLRLEGVWMHVGTPDAIPAAEEAIRRSSD